A section of the Rossellomorea marisflavi genome encodes:
- a CDS encoding PolC-type DNA polymerase III, with the protein MEERSLSKKERFQVLLSQLGMTGDDVVQYFNNAEIEKLSVYRKEKKWHFHFALDQIIPCKVMNQFSNALRSSFKHIAQVGFSVKVLNTEATEQHILDYWTECIKEVQGISPPLLKILNTQKPKIQGNKIVVQASNDTEATQLKKKYSDIICSAFEQFGFPRLMLDAEVGQAEAQNSDYEKFLEEKLKEDQERAKQALIEMEKAEKEEAAGIPSGPFMLGLSIKDDAEFRKIEDILDEERRIAVEGYVFDCETRELRSGRTLLTFKVTDYSSSILVKMFSRDKDDAAIMNTMKKGMWVRCRGSIQNDTFVRDLVMIANDVNEIKPVLRLDTAPEDKKRVELHMHTPMSQMDAVSSVSSLVSQAKKWGHKAVAITDHAVAQSFPEAFSASKKNDIKVLYGIEANLVDDGVPIAYNDRDRILEDSTYIVFDVETTGLSAVYDTIIELAAVKIRDGEVIDKFERFANPHHPLSATTIELTGITDDMVRNAPEINDVLKEFHAWVEDDILVAHNASFDMGFLNAGYKKADLPKASNPVIDTLELARLLYPQFKNHRLNTLAKKFDVELTQHHRAIYDAEATGYLLLKMLKDASEKGIMNHNQFNDYMGKGDAYKRSRPYHCTLLAQTEEGLKNLFKLVSISHMHYFFRVPRIPRSQLQKYRAGILVGSGCDKGEVFEGMMQKGIEEVLETAEFYDYLEVHPKEVYQHLIELDLVQSTKNLEDIIKNIVDLGERINKPVVATGNVHYLNETDKIYRKILVSSQGGANPLNRHELPDVHFRTTNEMLDAFSFLGKDKAEEIVVENSNKIADMIDSIKPIKDDLFTPKIEGADEEMRRMSYEMAKSIYGEDLPEIVEARLEKELKSIIGHGFAVIYLISAKLVKKSLEDGYLVGSRGSVGSSFVATMTEITEVNPLPPHYVCPSCKKSEFFDDGSVGSGFDLPNKDCPDCAIPFKKDGHDIPFETFLGFKGDKVPDIDLNFSGEYQPKAHDYTKVLFGEDNVYRAGTIGTVAEKTAYGYVKGYAGDNNLQIRGAEVDRLVSGCTGVKRTTGQHPGGIIVVPDYMDIYDFSPIQFPADASDSEWRTTHFDFHSIHDNLLKLDILGHDDPTVIRMLQDLSGIDPKTIPTDDPEVMKIFSGTESLGVTEEQIMCKTGTLGIPEFGTRFVRQMLEDTKPTTFSELVQISGLSHGTDVWLGNAQELIHNKICNLSEVIGCRDDIMVYLIYQGLDPSLAFKIMEFVRKGKGLQDEWVDEMKNNGVPDWYIDSCLKIKYMFPKAHAAAYVLMAVRIAYFKVHHALLYYAAYFTVRAEDFDIEAMVRGSQAVRAKIEEINAKGLDASPKEKNTLTVLELALEMCERGYQFQKVDLYRSEASEFLIDGDTLIPPFNAIPGLGTNAALNIVKARENGEFLSKEDLQQRGRVSKTIIEYLDNHGCLESLPEKNQLSLF; encoded by the coding sequence ATGGAAGAGAGATCCCTGAGCAAGAAAGAGCGATTTCAAGTATTACTATCCCAGCTAGGGATGACCGGGGATGATGTGGTTCAGTACTTCAACAATGCTGAAATTGAAAAATTATCCGTTTATAGAAAAGAGAAAAAATGGCATTTTCATTTCGCGCTGGATCAGATCATTCCCTGCAAGGTGATGAACCAGTTTTCAAATGCTCTAAGGTCTTCGTTCAAGCATATCGCCCAGGTAGGATTTTCGGTGAAGGTCCTCAATACGGAAGCAACCGAACAGCATATCCTTGATTACTGGACAGAATGCATCAAGGAAGTGCAGGGCATATCACCGCCATTATTGAAGATCCTCAATACACAGAAGCCTAAGATACAGGGTAATAAAATTGTCGTGCAGGCTTCCAACGATACAGAAGCGACACAGTTGAAGAAAAAATATAGTGATATCATCTGTTCGGCATTCGAACAGTTTGGATTTCCCCGCCTCATGCTGGATGCAGAGGTAGGACAGGCTGAAGCTCAAAACAGTGACTATGAGAAATTTCTTGAAGAAAAGCTCAAGGAAGATCAAGAGCGGGCAAAACAGGCTCTCATTGAAATGGAGAAAGCTGAGAAGGAAGAAGCCGCAGGGATTCCGAGCGGGCCCTTCATGCTTGGTTTATCGATCAAGGATGACGCTGAGTTCAGGAAGATCGAAGACATCCTCGATGAGGAGAGGCGCATTGCCGTCGAAGGCTATGTGTTCGACTGTGAAACGCGTGAGCTGAGAAGCGGCCGTACCCTCCTCACATTCAAGGTGACGGATTATTCAAGCTCGATCCTTGTGAAGATGTTCTCCCGTGACAAAGACGATGCAGCCATTATGAATACGATGAAGAAGGGGATGTGGGTCCGCTGCAGGGGAAGCATCCAAAATGATACATTCGTCCGCGACCTCGTCATGATCGCCAACGATGTCAATGAAATCAAACCGGTTCTGAGACTCGATACGGCACCTGAAGACAAGAAGAGGGTAGAACTCCACATGCATACCCCGATGAGTCAAATGGACGCAGTATCGTCCGTCAGTTCCCTTGTTTCGCAAGCAAAGAAATGGGGTCATAAGGCGGTTGCCATCACGGATCATGCCGTGGCACAATCCTTCCCGGAAGCGTTCAGTGCAAGTAAAAAGAATGATATCAAGGTGCTGTACGGCATCGAGGCAAACCTCGTCGATGACGGGGTCCCCATCGCCTATAACGACAGGGACCGCATACTAGAAGACAGCACGTATATCGTATTCGATGTGGAAACGACAGGTCTTTCCGCGGTATACGATACGATTATCGAACTCGCAGCCGTAAAGATCAGGGACGGGGAAGTGATCGACAAGTTCGAGCGCTTTGCCAATCCTCATCATCCCCTTTCTGCTACAACCATCGAACTGACTGGCATCACCGATGATATGGTGAGGAATGCCCCTGAGATCAACGATGTGCTGAAGGAATTCCATGCATGGGTGGAAGATGATATCCTGGTTGCCCACAATGCATCATTCGATATGGGGTTCCTGAATGCAGGATACAAGAAAGCAGACCTTCCCAAAGCGTCAAATCCGGTCATCGATACGCTGGAACTGGCAAGGCTCCTTTATCCTCAATTCAAGAATCACCGCTTGAATACCCTGGCGAAGAAATTCGATGTCGAGCTCACCCAGCATCACAGGGCGATCTATGATGCGGAAGCCACTGGATATCTACTTCTCAAAATGCTGAAGGATGCATCGGAGAAGGGGATCATGAATCATAATCAGTTCAATGATTACATGGGGAAAGGGGACGCCTATAAGCGTTCAAGACCTTACCACTGTACCCTGCTTGCCCAGACGGAAGAAGGACTGAAGAATCTGTTCAAGCTCGTATCGATTTCCCACATGCATTATTTCTTCCGTGTCCCCCGCATCCCGCGGTCACAGCTCCAAAAATATCGCGCTGGCATCCTGGTTGGTTCGGGTTGCGATAAAGGGGAAGTGTTCGAAGGGATGATGCAAAAAGGCATCGAGGAAGTGCTCGAAACAGCTGAATTCTATGATTACCTTGAGGTTCATCCGAAAGAAGTCTATCAGCATCTGATTGAACTGGATCTCGTGCAGAGTACGAAGAATCTGGAAGACATCATCAAGAATATCGTCGATCTCGGAGAACGGATCAATAAGCCCGTTGTGGCAACAGGGAACGTGCATTATTTGAATGAAACAGACAAGATTTATCGGAAGATCCTCGTGAGTTCCCAAGGTGGGGCAAACCCGCTTAATCGTCATGAACTTCCCGATGTCCATTTCCGTACAACGAATGAGATGCTGGATGCCTTCTCCTTCCTCGGGAAAGACAAGGCCGAGGAGATCGTGGTCGAGAACTCAAATAAGATCGCTGACATGATCGACTCCATCAAACCGATCAAAGATGACCTTTTCACCCCTAAGATCGAAGGGGCAGACGAGGAAATGCGTCGCATGAGCTATGAGATGGCCAAAAGCATTTACGGGGAAGACCTTCCTGAAATCGTCGAAGCGCGCCTTGAAAAAGAGCTGAAGAGCATCATCGGCCATGGATTCGCCGTCATCTATCTCATTTCTGCTAAACTCGTTAAGAAGTCACTGGAGGACGGATATCTTGTTGGATCCCGTGGATCCGTCGGCTCATCATTCGTTGCCACCATGACGGAGATCACAGAAGTGAATCCACTTCCTCCGCATTACGTGTGCCCGTCCTGCAAGAAGTCGGAGTTCTTCGATGACGGTTCCGTTGGTTCAGGATTCGATCTGCCGAACAAAGACTGTCCGGATTGTGCGATTCCATTCAAAAAAGACGGACACGATATCCCGTTTGAGACATTCCTGGGATTCAAGGGGGATAAGGTTCCCGATATCGATTTGAACTTCTCGGGGGAATACCAGCCGAAAGCCCATGATTATACGAAGGTGCTGTTCGGAGAAGACAACGTCTATCGTGCGGGGACGATCGGTACAGTAGCCGAGAAAACAGCCTATGGATATGTTAAAGGGTACGCAGGAGACAATAACCTGCAGATCCGCGGCGCAGAGGTCGATCGCCTCGTCAGCGGGTGTACAGGCGTGAAGCGGACCACCGGGCAGCATCCCGGGGGGATCATCGTTGTACCGGATTATATGGATATTTATGATTTCTCACCGATCCAGTTCCCTGCGGATGCGAGTGATTCGGAGTGGCGCACCACTCACTTCGATTTCCATTCCATCCATGATAATCTCCTGAAGCTCGATATCCTTGGACACGATGATCCGACGGTGATCAGGATGCTCCAGGACTTATCGGGGATCGATCCTAAGACGATTCCGACGGATGATCCTGAAGTCATGAAGATATTCAGTGGCACGGAGTCCCTCGGAGTCACCGAAGAGCAGATCATGTGTAAAACGGGGACCCTGGGAATTCCAGAGTTCGGAACCAGATTCGTCCGGCAGATGCTTGAGGATACGAAGCCGACAACATTCTCTGAACTTGTGCAGATCTCCGGTCTTTCCCACGGGACCGATGTATGGCTTGGGAATGCACAGGAATTGATTCATAATAAAATATGCAATCTCAGTGAGGTTATCGGATGCCGTGATGATATCATGGTCTACCTCATCTATCAGGGTCTTGATCCTTCATTGGCATTCAAGATCATGGAGTTCGTCCGAAAAGGAAAAGGGCTTCAGGATGAATGGGTGGATGAAATGAAGAATAACGGTGTACCGGATTGGTATATCGACTCCTGCCTGAAAATCAAGTACATGTTCCCGAAAGCCCATGCTGCCGCCTACGTTCTGATGGCAGTGAGGATTGCATACTTCAAAGTCCACCATGCCCTTCTGTATTATGCCGCCTACTTCACCGTTCGTGCTGAAGACTTCGACATCGAAGCCATGGTGAGGGGCTCTCAAGCTGTAAGGGCCAAGATCGAAGAGATCAATGCCAAAGGACTGGACGCCTCACCAAAAGAAAAGAACACGCTCACCGTCCTTGAGCTTGCCCTTGAGATGTGTGAGAGGGGCTACCAATTCCAGAAGGTGGATCTATACCGCTCGGAAGCCTCCGAATTCCTCATTGACGGCGATACCCTAATCCCACCATTCAATGCGATTCCGGGTCTTGGGACGAATGCCGCCCTCAATATCGTGAAGGCGAGGGAAAATGGAGAATTCCTTTCGAAAGAGGATCTACAGCAAAGGGGACGGGTATCCAAGACCATCATCGAATATCTGGATAATCACGGATGTCTGGAGTCCCTGCCGGAGAAAAATCAGCTGTCCTTGTTCTGA
- the infB gene encoding translation initiation factor IF-2, which produces MSKIRVYEYAKKHNVSSKNVIDKLKELNIEVSNHMATLEDGTIKKLDKTYEGKKPAAGSKDQKPAAQSGQGDSKKPAPAAQKNNKGPQNRGNNNNKKGPNNFNRNNKNNNNRNKQNRNTKPAPQQQPVKKKELPAKITFTDSLTVAELAKKLYKEPSEIIKKLFMLGVMATINQELDKDSIELIAGEYGVEVEEEIRIDATDLEVYFTEDDAEQVQERPSVVTIMGHVDHGKTTLLDSIRNTKVTAGEAGGITQHIGAYQVEVEGKKITFLDTPGHAAFTTMRARGAKVTDIAIIVVAADDGVMPQTVEAINHAKAAEVPIIIAVNKMDKEAANPDRVMQELTEYELVPEAWGGDTIFVPLSALSGEGIDNLLEMIILVTEVEELKANPKRLALGTVIEAQLDKGRGSVATLLVQNGTLKVGDPIVVGNTYGRVRAMVNDLGRRVKDAGPSAPVEITGLNDVPQAGDRFVVFEDEKTARSVGEARATQALQAQRGEKSKVSLETLFEQMKQGEMKDLNLVLKADVQGSVEALAASLLKIEVEGVNIRIIHTGVGAINESDITLASASNAIVIGFNVRPDVNAKRTAEAEGVEIRLHRIIYKVMEEIEAAMKGMLDPEFEEKIIGQAEVRQTFKVSKVGTIAGSYVTEGKISRDSGVRLIRDGIVIFEGELDALKRFKDDAKEVARGYECGITIKNFNDVKEGDVIEAFVMEEISRS; this is translated from the coding sequence ATGAGCAAGATCCGTGTATATGAATATGCGAAAAAACATAATGTTTCAAGTAAAAACGTGATCGACAAATTAAAGGAATTGAATATTGAGGTATCAAATCATATGGCAACTTTAGAAGACGGTACAATCAAAAAATTGGATAAAACATACGAAGGCAAAAAGCCCGCAGCAGGGAGCAAAGATCAAAAACCTGCAGCACAGTCTGGCCAAGGCGACAGCAAAAAACCTGCTCCTGCGGCTCAGAAAAACAACAAAGGACCACAGAATCGCGGCAACAACAACAATAAAAAAGGTCCGAACAACTTTAACCGCAATAACAAGAATAATAACAACCGAAATAAACAGAATCGCAACACAAAGCCTGCGCCACAGCAACAACCTGTGAAGAAAAAAGAGCTTCCAGCCAAAATTACCTTCACGGATTCCTTGACGGTAGCAGAGCTTGCGAAAAAGCTTTATAAAGAGCCTTCTGAAATCATCAAAAAACTCTTCATGCTCGGAGTCATGGCTACGATCAATCAGGAACTTGACAAAGATTCCATCGAATTGATCGCCGGTGAGTACGGAGTGGAAGTCGAAGAGGAAATCAGGATCGATGCAACGGATCTTGAAGTCTACTTCACAGAAGATGATGCAGAGCAGGTACAGGAACGTCCTTCCGTCGTGACCATCATGGGACACGTTGACCACGGGAAAACGACATTGCTTGATTCCATCCGTAATACGAAAGTGACGGCAGGAGAAGCAGGAGGAATCACGCAGCATATCGGTGCTTATCAAGTGGAAGTGGAAGGGAAGAAAATCACATTCCTTGATACCCCTGGACATGCAGCCTTCACTACAATGCGTGCACGTGGTGCGAAAGTGACTGATATCGCGATCATCGTAGTAGCTGCAGACGACGGTGTAATGCCACAGACGGTCGAAGCGATCAACCATGCGAAAGCCGCTGAAGTTCCAATTATCATTGCCGTGAACAAAATGGATAAAGAAGCAGCCAATCCTGACCGTGTCATGCAGGAACTTACAGAGTATGAGCTGGTTCCGGAAGCGTGGGGTGGGGATACGATCTTCGTTCCATTATCCGCCCTATCTGGAGAAGGGATCGACAACCTTCTTGAAATGATCATCCTTGTGACTGAGGTAGAGGAGCTAAAAGCGAATCCAAAACGTCTTGCACTGGGTACGGTCATCGAAGCACAGCTTGATAAAGGACGTGGCTCCGTCGCGACACTCCTCGTACAGAATGGAACGCTCAAAGTCGGGGACCCTATCGTGGTAGGTAACACGTATGGCCGCGTTCGTGCCATGGTCAATGATCTCGGACGCCGTGTGAAGGATGCCGGTCCATCTGCGCCTGTTGAAATCACTGGTCTGAACGATGTACCTCAAGCAGGAGACCGCTTCGTCGTATTCGAAGACGAAAAAACGGCTCGTTCTGTTGGTGAGGCACGTGCTACACAGGCCCTTCAGGCACAGCGTGGCGAAAAATCCAAAGTCAGCCTGGAAACTCTGTTTGAACAAATGAAACAAGGGGAAATGAAAGACCTGAACCTTGTTCTTAAAGCAGATGTTCAAGGTTCTGTTGAAGCACTTGCTGCATCCCTACTTAAAATCGAGGTGGAAGGTGTCAATATCCGCATCATCCATACCGGTGTAGGGGCCATCAATGAGTCTGATATCACACTTGCCTCAGCTTCCAACGCCATCGTGATCGGATTCAACGTCCGTCCGGATGTGAATGCTAAACGTACGGCTGAAGCAGAGGGTGTTGAAATTCGTCTTCACCGTATCATCTACAAAGTGATGGAAGAGATCGAAGCAGCCATGAAAGGGATGCTTGATCCTGAATTTGAAGAGAAAATCATCGGTCAGGCAGAAGTGCGTCAAACCTTCAAAGTATCCAAAGTGGGTACAATTGCAGGAAGCTATGTAACAGAAGGGAAGATTTCCCGTGATAGCGGCGTGCGTCTGATCCGTGATGGAATTGTCATCTTCGAAGGGGAGCTTGATGCACTCAAGCGTTTCAAAGATGATGCGAAGGAAGTAGCTCGTGGATATGAGTGTGGGATTACCATCAAAAACTTCAATGATGTAAAAGAAGGGGACGTCATCGAAGCCTTCGTCATGGAGGAAATCTCCCGTTCATGA
- the truB gene encoding tRNA pseudouridine(55) synthase TruB, protein MNGILPLWKERGMTSHDCVFKLRKLLRTKKVGHTGTLDPEVEGVLPICIGRATKVAEYITDSGKEYVGEVTLGFSTTTEDATGEKVEEAPVERSITRREVEEVLGAMTGVIRQTPPMFSAIKVNGKRLYEYARQGIEVDRPSREVTIHHFEIIGEWETLEGEQPSFTFKVGCSKGTYVRTLAVEIGQRLGYPSHMSSLTRTRSASFVKEDCLSLAQVEEALKTSQPEELLIPLEFGLSHLPKWVINDTLALKVKNGARLEEPAEWPQEEQVMMVHEGKAIAIYQHHPSKGGIIKPVKVLFND, encoded by the coding sequence ATGAATGGCATCTTGCCTCTATGGAAGGAACGGGGAATGACGTCGCATGATTGCGTGTTCAAGCTGAGGAAGCTGCTGCGCACGAAAAAGGTGGGGCATACAGGTACGCTCGATCCCGAAGTCGAAGGCGTCCTCCCCATTTGCATCGGAAGGGCGACCAAGGTTGCAGAATATATCACGGATTCCGGCAAGGAATATGTGGGTGAAGTGACCCTTGGCTTCTCTACGACAACCGAGGATGCGACGGGTGAAAAGGTGGAGGAAGCCCCTGTGGAAAGGAGCATCACCCGAAGGGAAGTGGAAGAGGTCCTTGGCGCCATGACCGGGGTCATCCGACAGACGCCTCCCATGTTCTCGGCGATCAAGGTAAACGGCAAGCGTCTCTACGAGTATGCCAGGCAGGGGATCGAAGTGGACAGACCATCACGTGAAGTGACGATCCACCACTTCGAGATCATCGGAGAATGGGAAACCCTCGAAGGAGAACAACCATCGTTCACGTTCAAGGTAGGGTGTTCAAAAGGGACCTATGTACGTACGCTTGCCGTCGAAATCGGGCAACGGCTTGGCTACCCATCACATATGTCATCCCTAACCCGTACAAGATCGGCCTCCTTCGTCAAAGAGGACTGCCTGAGTCTTGCCCAGGTAGAAGAAGCGCTGAAAACTAGCCAACCGGAAGAGCTGCTGATCCCTCTCGAATTCGGGCTTTCTCATTTGCCGAAATGGGTGATAAATGATACATTAGCATTGAAAGTAAAGAACGGGGCACGCTTGGAAGAACCGGCTGAATGGCCGCAAGAGGAACAGGTGATGATGGTGCATGAAGGAAAGGCGATCGCCATCTATCAGCATCATCCGTCAAAGGGTGGGATCATCAAGCCTGTCAAAGTCCTGTTCAATGACTAA
- the rbfA gene encoding 30S ribosome-binding factor RbfA: MSHRANRVGEQMKKELGDIIGRKIKDPRIGFVTVTDVQVTGDLQQAKVYITVLGGEAQREDTLKGLAKAKGFIRSEVGQRIRLRKTPEIIFEFDESIDYGNHIESLLKSVQDEPGDSTNTDK; encoded by the coding sequence ATGAGCCATCGTGCTAATCGAGTTGGCGAACAAATGAAAAAAGAGCTGGGTGATATCATCGGGCGCAAGATCAAAGATCCGCGCATCGGGTTTGTAACGGTCACGGATGTTCAGGTAACCGGGGACCTTCAGCAGGCCAAAGTGTATATTACCGTCCTTGGTGGTGAAGCTCAAAGGGAAGATACCTTAAAAGGTCTTGCCAAAGCGAAAGGCTTCATCCGTTCCGAAGTGGGACAAAGGATCCGGCTCCGCAAGACGCCAGAGATCATTTTTGAGTTCGACGAATCGATCGACTACGGCAATCATATCGAATCCCTGTTGAAAAGCGTTCAGGACGAACCAGGAGATTCAACGAATACCGATAAGTAA
- the rimP gene encoding ribosome maturation factor RimP: protein MSKITTLVEELVTPILDDLSLELIDMEYVKEGSNWFLRIFIDKDSGVDIEECGIVSERLSEKLDELDPIQHNYFLEVSSPGAERPLKKEKDFEKSIGKNVYVKLYEPMDGEKAFEGLLLSYTPEKLELELTIKTRKKKVEIPMDKVAAARLAVTFS, encoded by the coding sequence ATGAGTAAAATTACAACACTTGTAGAAGAACTTGTCACACCCATATTGGATGATCTTTCACTGGAACTGATCGATATGGAGTACGTGAAAGAGGGATCAAACTGGTTCCTTCGCATTTTTATCGATAAGGACAGCGGTGTTGATATCGAGGAATGCGGAATCGTCAGCGAACGCCTCAGCGAGAAGCTGGATGAGCTCGACCCGATCCAGCACAATTATTTCCTGGAGGTCTCCTCACCGGGAGCAGAGCGCCCTCTCAAAAAAGAGAAGGACTTTGAGAAGTCCATCGGAAAGAATGTATACGTGAAACTATATGAACCGATGGATGGAGAAAAAGCATTCGAAGGTTTGCTGTTATCATATACGCCCGAGAAGCTAGAACTTGAACTGACGATCAAAACGCGTAAAAAGAAGGTTGAAATACCGATGGATAAAGTCGCGGCTGCAAGACTTGCCGTAACCTTTTCCTAA
- a CDS encoding DUF503 domain-containing protein, which translates to MITCAEFECMIHQSGSLKEKRAVLQRIMTRLKQKYNVSVAEVGHQDAWQRTSLAIVSVASTKAASQKEVDRALAFVDSFPEWERLRTTIESL; encoded by the coding sequence ATGATCACCTGCGCCGAATTCGAATGCATGATCCATCAATCAGGGTCGCTCAAGGAAAAACGGGCGGTCCTGCAGCGGATCATGACCAGGCTCAAGCAAAAGTATAATGTCTCAGTTGCTGAAGTGGGGCATCAGGATGCATGGCAGCGGACGTCCCTTGCCATCGTCTCTGTGGCTTCCACGAAAGCGGCCAGTCAAAAGGAAGTGGACAGGGCGCTTGCCTTTGTCGATTCCTTCCCTGAGTGGGAGAGACTGCGTACAACAATCGAATCACTGTAG
- the nusA gene encoding transcription termination factor NusA: MSTQLLDALTVLEKEKGIARDVIIEAIEAALVSAYKRNFNQAQNVRVDLNLDTGTMRVFARKEVVDEVFDSRLEISVPDATDINPSYEVGDVVELEVTPKDFGRIAAQTAKQVVTQRVREAERGIIYSEFVDREEDIMTGIVQRQDNRFIYVALGKIEALLPVSEQMPNETYKPHDRIKVFITKVEKTTKGPQIFVSRTHPGLLKRLFEIEVPEIFDGTVEIKSVAREAGDRSKISVHADNGEIDPVGACVGTKGARVQAIVNELKGEKIDIVQWSEDPVTFVANALSPSKVLDVQVNEEEKSTRVIVPDYQLSLAIGKRGQNARLAAKLTNWKIDIKSETDARELGLYPREESFLPEEEEYDADEPLNIDFNDQD, translated from the coding sequence ATGAGCACGCAGTTATTAGATGCTCTAACTGTATTAGAGAAAGAAAAAGGCATTGCGAGAGATGTGATCATCGAAGCGATCGAAGCCGCTCTTGTATCGGCCTATAAACGGAATTTCAATCAGGCACAGAATGTAAGGGTGGACTTAAACCTGGACACAGGTACCATGAGGGTCTTCGCCCGCAAGGAAGTCGTGGATGAAGTATTCGATTCCCGTCTTGAGATTTCCGTGCCGGATGCAACAGACATCAATCCAAGCTATGAAGTGGGCGATGTGGTGGAGCTTGAGGTCACTCCGAAGGACTTCGGACGGATCGCAGCCCAGACGGCCAAGCAGGTCGTCACACAGCGTGTACGCGAGGCGGAACGCGGCATCATCTACTCTGAGTTCGTAGATCGTGAAGAGGATATCATGACAGGCATCGTCCAGCGTCAGGATAACCGCTTCATCTATGTGGCTCTAGGTAAAATCGAAGCATTGCTTCCTGTAAGCGAACAGATGCCGAATGAGACTTACAAGCCCCATGACCGCATCAAGGTCTTCATCACCAAAGTCGAGAAGACGACCAAGGGACCTCAGATCTTTGTTTCCCGTACTCATCCAGGTCTGTTGAAGCGCCTCTTCGAAATCGAAGTGCCTGAAATCTTCGATGGTACGGTCGAAATCAAATCTGTTGCACGCGAAGCTGGAGATCGCTCCAAGATCTCCGTTCACGCAGATAATGGTGAAATCGATCCCGTCGGTGCCTGTGTCGGAACCAAGGGTGCTAGGGTTCAGGCAATCGTCAACGAACTCAAAGGGGAAAAGATCGATATCGTGCAATGGTCCGAAGATCCTGTCACATTCGTTGCGAACGCATTGAGCCCTTCCAAGGTACTTGATGTACAGGTGAATGAGGAAGAGAAGTCCACACGCGTCATCGTGCCGGATTACCAACTTTCCCTTGCCATCGGGAAGCGCGGTCAAAATGCCCGTCTTGCCGCCAAGCTCACAAACTGGAAAATTGATATCAAAAGTGAAACAGATGCCAGGGAACTTGGTCTCTATCCCCGCGAGGAATCCTTCCTTCCAGAAGAAGAAGAGTACGACGCGGATGAGCCTTTGAATATTGATTTCAACGATCAAGATTAA
- the rnpM gene encoding RNase P modulator RnpM, whose product MSTNKKIPLRKCVATGEMKPKKDMIRIVRSKEGEVSVDPTGKKSGRGAYLSKDRDIILQAKKKNTLANQLQAKIDDSLYDELIRLVEKE is encoded by the coding sequence ATGAGTACCAATAAGAAGATCCCGCTCCGCAAATGCGTAGCGACCGGTGAAATGAAACCGAAGAAAGACATGATCCGAATCGTCCGATCGAAAGAGGGGGAAGTGTCCGTGGACCCGACCGGTAAGAAGTCCGGGCGCGGCGCCTATCTTTCTAAAGATCGGGACATCATTTTACAAGCGAAAAAGAAGAATACGTTAGCCAATCAACTTCAAGCGAAGATAGATGATTCATTGTATGATGAGTTGATACGTCTTGTAGAAAAGGAGTAA
- a CDS encoding YlxQ family RNA-binding protein, producing the protein MEQNRWMSLLGLANRARKTVSGEELVIREVRRGRTKLVILARDASENTRKKVTDKCTHYKVPVRFAPDRSLLGQAIGKDQRVVVAVMEAGFAGKLSEMLDESQWG; encoded by the coding sequence ATGGAGCAGAATCGTTGGATGTCCCTTTTAGGATTGGCCAATCGGGCACGTAAGACCGTATCCGGTGAAGAACTGGTGATCAGGGAAGTCCGCAGGGGTCGGACGAAGCTTGTGATCCTGGCCCGGGATGCTTCCGAAAACACCCGTAAGAAAGTGACGGATAAATGTACCCATTATAAGGTCCCGGTCCGGTTCGCCCCGGATCGATCCCTTCTTGGCCAGGCCATAGGGAAGGATCAAAGGGTGGTCGTCGCGGTCATGGAAGCGGGGTTTGCCGGAAAGCTTTCCGAAATGCTCGATGAATCTCAGTGGGGGTGA